The Malus sylvestris chromosome 12, drMalSylv7.2, whole genome shotgun sequence genome contains a region encoding:
- the LOC126592903 gene encoding laccase-7-like — protein sequence MARLAFVLVCAVALLASSVASGAIVEHSFNVNNMTVNRLCRNQSITVVNGSYPGPTIYARDGDTLIVHVLNQSPYNITIHWHGIFQLLSAWADGPAYVTQCPIRPGQSFTYKFNITGQEGTLWWHAHVSWLRATVHGALIIHPKVGRSFPFLKPAKEVPILLGEWYNGNVVDIEEEGLATGIAPNGSNAYTINGLLGDLYDCSQNQTYQLSVVRGKTYLLRLINVALNNQLFFKIANHNMTVVAIDATYTTPYVTDVVVTGPGQTMDVLVKFNQPIGSYFMAATPYASANINFDNTTTRGIIVYKGSRSLTPIMPSMPNPRNTPLAHQFLTNLTSLAGGPQWVPVPLKVDERMFVTISVNLEVCPENATCQGPLFNRLSASMNNESFVLPSNTSMMEAQFNNMSGVYTRDFPDEPPIKFDYTDTNVSFDLSLIYAPKSTKVKTLKFNSTVEVVLQNTAFLAIENHPMHLHGFNFHVLAQGFGNYDPINDPKKFNFINPQIRNTIGVPVGGWAVIRFQANNPGIWYMHCHLDVHVPWGLGMAFEVENGPTPESTLPPPPLDLPKC from the exons ATGGCACGCTTAGCATTTGTGCTAGTATGTGCTGTAGCTCTATTGGCTTCTTCAGTAGCCTCTGGTGCAATTGTTGAGCATTCTTTTAAT GTAAACAACATGACAGTTAACCGACTGTGCCGGAATCAATCGATTACTGTAGTAAATGGGAGCTATCCAGGACCGACAATATATGCACGAGATGGAGACACACTTATTGTCCACGTTTTAAACCAATCACCCTACAACATTACTATTCACTG GCATGGAATCTTTCAGCTTCTGAGTGCATGGGCGGATGGACCTGCATATGTAACTCAATGTCCTATACGCCCTGGACAAAGCTTTACATACAAATTTAATATCACCGGACAAGAAGGCACCCTTTGGTGGCATGCCCACGTTTCGTGGCTCCGCGCAACCGTCCACGGAGCACTCATAATCCACCCGAAAGTCGGTCGATCCTTCCCCTTCCTCAAGCCCGCCAAAGAAGTTCCCATCTTATTAG GAGAGTGGTACAATGGTAATGTTGTTGACATTGAGGAAGAAGGCCTAGCTACCGGAATTGCTCCTAACGGTTCAAATGCTTACACCATAAATGGACTTCTCGGCGATCTATACGACTGCTCTCAAAATC AGACATATCAACTCAGTGTGGTGAGAGGAAAGACCTACCTCCTACGCCTAATCAATGTTGCACTCAATAACCAACTCTTCTTCAAGatagccaatcacaacatgacagtTGTCGCTATTGACGCCACCTATACCACTCCTTATGTCACCGACGTGGTGGTTACTGGACCCGGCCAGACCATGGACGTTCTCGTCAAATTCAATCAACCTATTGGATCCTATTTCATGGCCGCCACTCCTTATGCTAGCGCAAACATTAACTTTGATAACACAACCACCAGAGGCATCATCGTCTACAAGGGCTCTAGGTCATTAACCCCCATTATGCCCTCAATGCCCAACCCTCGCAACACACCATTGGCCCACCAGTTCTTAACCAATCTCACCAGCCTCGCCGGCGGGCCCCAGTGGGTCCCGGTCCCACTCAAGGTGGACGAGCGCATGTTTGTGACAATTAGCGTCAACTTGGAGGTGTGTCCGGAAAATGCCACATGTCAGGGCCCGCTCTTTAACCGATTGTCCGCTAGCATGAACAACGAGTCATTCGTGCTTCCGAGCAATACATCCATGATGGAAGCACAGTTTAACAACATGAGCGGGGTTTACACCAGAGATTTTCCTGACGAGCCTCCGATCAAGTTTGACTACACGGACACGAACGTTAGCTTTGACCTGTCGTTGATATATGCCCCAAAATCAACCAAGGTCAAGACGTTGAAATTCAATTCGACGGTGGAGGTCGTGCTTCAAAACACAGCGTTCTTGGCAATTGAGAATCATCCGATGCATCTCCATGGCTTCAATTTCCATGTGCTGGCACAAGGGTTTGGTAATTACGACCCAATTAATGACCCCAAAAAATTTAACTTCATTAATCCACAAATACGTAACACAATTGGTGTGCCGGTCGGAGGATGGGCTGTGATCAGGTTTCAAGCAAATAATCCAG GTATTTGGTACATGCACTGTCATTTGGACGTTCATGTGCCCTGGGGGCTAGGCATGGCTTTTGAGGTTGAAAATGGACCGACGCCAGAATCTACTTTGCCTCCGCCACCACTTGATCTTCCCAAATGTTAG
- the LOC126592910 gene encoding uncharacterized protein LOC126592910 yields the protein MAVSTKFLALFLSFLSIHAVLGEFICEDLPNDVCAFSVSSAGKRCLLETMSKKDGSIEYQCRTSEVVVEGVADYIETDQCVQACGIDRKSVGISSDALLEPQFMAKLCSAPCYQKCPNIADLYFNLAAGEGVFLPDLCDKQRSNPHRSMIALLSSGEAAPSPHGSQLPSGLHAAYPPSEAFEPASAPSPM from the exons ATGGCGGTTTCCACCAAGTTTTTGgctctcttcctctccttccTATCCATCCATGCAGTTCTAG gtgagtttatatgtGAGGATTTGCCGAACGATGTTTGTGCATTTTCGGTGTCGTCGGCCGGGAAAAGGTGCTTGTTAGAGACCATGTCCAAGAAAGATGGAAGCATAGAGTATCAGTGCAGGACATCAGAAGTTGTGGTGGAGGGAGTGGCTGATTACATAGAGACAGATCAGTGCGTGCAGGCTTGTGGGATTGATAGGAAGTCTGTTGGGATTTCGTCTGATGCCCTCCTTGAGCCTCAGTTCATGGCCAAGCTCTGCTCTGCTCCTTGTTACCAAAAGTGCCCCAACATTGCTGACCTTTACTTCAACTTGGCAGCTGGAGAGG GTGTATTCTTGCCCGATCTCTGCGACAAGCAGCGTTCCAATCCTCACCGTTCCATGATCGCGCTTCTGAGCTCTGGCGAGGCCGCCCCTAGTCCTCACGGCTCCCAATTACCATCAGGGTTGCATGCGGCATATCCCCCTTCTGAGGCATTTGAACCTGCATCTGCTCCTAGTCCTATGTAA
- the LOC126592908 gene encoding fructose-1,6-bisphosphatase 1, chloroplastic-like: MVAATLTSPSSQLLCSSSRSLCNTSSLQQCVLGSKTVVSCPNLTYNKRRHAADGVRCMAVAAETTEPKKKSGYEIQTLTSWLLMQEQAGVIDAELTIVLSSISVACKQIASLVQRASISNLTGIQGAVNIQGEDQKKLDVVSNEVFSNCLRSSGRTGIIASEEEDVPVAVEESYSGNYIVVFDPLDGSSNIDAAVSTGSIFGIYSPNDECFAHIEEDSTLDSVEQKCVVSVCQPGSNLLAAGYCMYSSSVIFVLTIGTGVFAFSLDPMYGEFVLTQENIQIPKAGKIYSFNEGNYQMWDDKLKKYIDDLKDPGPSGKPYSARYIGSLVGDFHRTLLYGGIYGYPRDKKSKNGKLRLLYECAPMSFIVEQAGGKGSDGSSRVLDIEPTEIHQRVPLYIGSVDEVEKLEKYLA; the protein is encoded by the exons ATGGTTGCAGCAACGTTAACTTCACCGTCGTCCCAACTCCTATGCTCAAGCTCCCGGTCTCTCTGTAACACCTCTTCTCTCCAACAATGTGTGTTGGGGTCCAAAACAGTCGTCTCGTGCCCTAACTTAACTTACAACAAGAGGAGGCATGCGGCTGACGGGGTTAGGTGCATGGCCGTAGCGGCGGAGACAACGGAGCCGAAGAAAAAGAGCGGGTACGAGATTCAGACGCTGACGAGCTGGCTGCTGATGCAAGAGCAGGCCGGGGTGATCGATGCCGAGCTGACCATCGTGCTCTCTAGCATTTCGGTGGCGTGCAAGCAGATTGCTTCTTTGGTGCAGAGGGCTAGCATTTCCAACTTGACTGGGATTCAGGGTGCGGTTAATATCCAAGGAGAGGACCAGAAGAAACTTGATGTTGTCTCCAACGAG GTTTTCTCAAATTGCCTGAGATCAAGCGGAAGGACAGGGATTATAGCATCGGAGGAAGAGGATGTGCCAGTCGCGGTGGAAGAGAGTTATTCCGGCAACTACATTGTGGTGTTTGACCCACTTGATGGATCATCCAACATTGATGCTGCTGTCTCCACTGGATCCATCTTCGGAATATACAGCCCGAATGATGAATGCTTTGCACACATTGAAGAGGACTCAACC CTTGATAGTGTGGAACAGAAATGTGTAGTGAGCGTGTGCCAGCCAGGAAGCAACCTACTTGCTGCTGGCTACTGCATGTATTCAAGCTCTGTGATCTTTGTGCTCACAATTGGGACTGGTGTTTTTGCATTTTCCTTGGACCCCATGTACGGAGAATTCGTCTTGACTCAAGAAAACATTCAGATTCCGAAAGCCGGAAAAATTTACTCATTCAATGAAGGGAACTATCAGATGTGGGATGACAAGTTGAAGAAGTACATTGATGATCTCAAGGACCCAGGTCCTAGTGGCAAGCCCTACTCTGCAAGGTACATTGGCAGCTTGGTTGGTGACTTCCACCGGACGCTGCTCTATGGCGGCATTTATGGTTACCCTAGAGACAAGAAGAGCAAGAATGGGAAGCTGAGGCTGTTGTATGAGTGTGCACCAATGAGCTTTATAGTGGAACAAGCTGGCGGGAAAGGGTCCGATGGCAGTTCCAGAGTACTTGACATTGAACCAACTGAG ATCCATCAACGTGTTCCTCTTTACATCGGAAGCGTGGATGAGGTGGAGAAATTGGAGAAGTACTTAGCATGA
- the LOC126592905 gene encoding uncharacterized protein LOC126592905 — protein MGKQSKGKKSENLGKGKVTPVQIAFIVDRYLCDNNYSETRSLFRTEASSLIAKSPIREAPKSLLSLAEILDEYILLKEQKVILDQEKVRVEQEKTRVQTLLKGMQSVMNTYNAGGSPTVSAPPAVAPKPMLMATPSHPSNGPAAVAPVSTPSNPNMRPGNFCSPITVDPPTTKRKSSKVPVDGLNAAKRSCSKLPAGKSNMHNKGEQAVSGSGDALDNKKSAQSSLAFHPSPHDLVPNGSTVAKCLFNQPSFSVPTNNSGPQTPQRANSIQVSKSTPFEISSTATCSYNSPPDVNPTCTIFSSKRVTLSPNKACYTVETNHCISSPAKTSKRESHVKGRLNFDCSDVPMGLEKPSGDEISSPESEREVDLFDIDLMNFDAIGADFSFTEMLGEFDLHCEELGLPNFDASTATVSGSSYESADGNVGANQVLSEFTSTVTEVLSEKDMNVQGSDSLTAMKSVTKCIRIISPVKNRGSSQD, from the exons ATGGGGAAGCAGTCCAAAGGCAAGAAGTCTGAGAATTTGGGTAAGGGAAAAGTCACCCCCGTCCAAATCGCCTTCATCGTCGACCGATACCTCTGCGACAACAACTACTCGGAAACCCGCTCTCTTTTCAGAACCGAAGCTTCGTCCCTCATCGCCAAATCGCCGATTCGAGAG GCGCCGAAGAGTTTGCTGAGCTTGGCTGAGATTTTGGACGAGTACATACTGTTGAAGGAGCAGAAGGTGATTTTGGATCAGGAGAAGGTCCGGGTGGAGCAGGAGAAGACCCGGGTCCAAACCCTGTTGAAGGGGATGCAAAGCGTGATGAACACTTACAATGCCGGCGGAAGCCCCACAGTCTCTGCACCTCCGGCTGTGGCTCCGAAGCCGATGCTTATGGCTACTCCGTCTCACCCGTCTAATGGGCCCGCTGCAG TTGCTCCTGTGTCAACACCTTCCAACCCCAACATGAGGCCTGGGAATTTTTGCTCGCCAATTACAGTTGACCCACCTACAACTAAGAGAAAGAGTTCTAAGGTTCCTGTGGATGGTTTAAATGCTGCTAAGAGATCTTGCAGCAAATTACCTGCTGGCAAGAGCAATATGCACAACAAAG GAGAACAAGCGGTTTCAGGATCAGGTGATGCACTCGATAATAAAAAATCTGCCCAATCCTCTTTGGCTTTTCACCCATCACCTCACGATTTGGTTCCCAATGGCTCCACTGTGGCTAAATGCTTGTTCAACCAGCCATCATTTTCTGTCCCAACTAACAACTCTGGTCCTCAGACACCTCAGCGAGCAAATTCAATTCAAGTCAGCAAGTCTACACCTTTTGAGATTTCTTCCACTGCTACTTGCAGTTATAATTCTCCTCCAGATGTAAATCCAACTTGCACCATTTTTTCTTCAAAGAGAGTGACTCTGAGCCCAAACAAAGCTTGCTACACTGTGGAAACAAACCATTGCATTTCTTCACCTGCCAAGACAAGTAAGAGGGAGTCCCATGTAAAGGGGAGGCTCAATTTTGACTGTTCTGATGTGCCAATGGGCTTGGAGAAACCATCTGGCGATGAGATTTCATCACCTGAGTCTGAAAGGGAAGTTGATCTCTTTGACATTGATTTGATGAACTTTGATGCCATTGGGGCGGATTTCTCCTTCACTGAAATGTTAGGTGAATTTGATCTTCATTGTGAAGAACTTGGTCTACCAAACTTTGATGCTTCCACTGCGACGGTTTCGGG GTCATCTTATGAATCTGCGGATGGTAACGTGGGGGCCAATCAAGTATTGTCAGAATTTACATCAACTGTGACAGAAGTACTATCAGAGAAGGACATGAATGTGCAAG GATCTGATTCCTTGACTGCGATGAAGTCTGTGACAAAATGTATTAGGATTATAAGCCCTG TGAAAAATCGCGGAAGCTCTCAGGATTAG